AAGCAGCGCGGCGCATCCAGCACCGTGTCTTCCGGTTTCATGCCGGCCTTGAGCGCCGCCAGATACACGAACAGTTTGAAGGTGGAGCCCGGTGAGCGCAGCGCCTGGGTGGCGCGGTTGAACTGGCTTTCGTTGTAGTCCTTGCCGCCCACCATCGCCCGCACCAGTCCAGTGCCGGGTTCGATCGTGACCAGGGCTCCCTCCATGCCCCCGTAGGCGCTGCCCTCGATCACCTGTTCGGCTTCCTTCTGCCAGGCGAGGTTGAGGCTGCTGCGGATCGTGAGCCCACCCACTTCAAGCTGCTCCGGGGTCAGCACCTTCGGCAGTTCCTGCGCCACCCAGCTGGTGAAGTGAGGCGCTCGGCTGGTCCAGTACTTGGGCTCTGCCGGCTTGAGTGCCAGCGGCGCCGCATTGGCTTCGGCCTCCTCGCTGGCGTCGATGAAACCGGCCTCACGCATGCGGCGCAGCACCACCGCCCGGCGCCGCTGGGCCAGCTCCGGATTCACCAGGGGCGAATACACCGACGGCGCCGGCGGCAGGCCGGCGATCAGCGCCGCTTCCGGCAGCGTCAGCTGTTCCGGGGTCTTGGAGAAGTAGATCCAGGCGGCGTCCGCCACCCCGTAGGCGCTGGAGCCCAGATACACATAGTTCAGATACTGCTCAAGGATCTGGTCCTTGCTGAGCTCACGCTCCAGCTTTCCCGCCAGCAGCGCTTCCTGCAGCTTGCGCACCAGCGTGGGGTCCTGGCTGAGGAACACCAGCCGCGCCAGCTGCTGCGTGATCGTGCTGGCCCCTTCCTCCACGGCGCCTCGCTGCACGTTGCGCCACAGGGCCCGGCCGATGCCCCAGGCGTCGATGCCGTTGTGCTCATAGAAGCGGCGGTCTTCGGCGGCGATGAAAGCCTGCTGCACCAGCTCAGGCATCTGGCCGCCCACCAGCTTTTCGCGCGTGGCCGGGCCCAGCTTCTGCAGCACCTGGCCATCGGCCGAAAGGATCGTGACGGTGCCAGGCCGGTTGAAGGTGCTGATGCGGCTGACATCAGGCAGGGTCTTGTCGAGGGTGCGCACCACGAACACCTGACCCACGGCCACAATCCCGCCGGCACCGGCAGCCAGCAGCGCCGTGACCAGAAGCTGGCGCTGGCGGCGCCTCACATTCCCACCGTCAGCGGGCTGTGCCCGATCGCAAGGGCGGTGACCAGCATGCCGAGCACCAGAAAGGGCTGGGCGCTGGCCTGATATTTCACATCGAAGGCCACAGGATCGCGCAGCAGCCAGATGTCCTGGAAGGTGATCTGCGGCACGATCAGCAGCACGAGCAGCACGGCCGCAAAATGCTGGCCGATGGCGATCAGCACGCCCACCATCGCCAGTTGGAAGAGATCGATCATCGCGGCACTGATCCAGCTGGCCCGCTCGATCCCGAACACCACCGGCAGCGATTGCAGGCCCAGGGTGCGGTCGCCTTCCACGCTTTTGAAATCATTCACCACCGCGATGCCGAGACCCGCGAGGCTGTAGGCCAGGGTGAGCAGGGCGGTGGGCCAGGTGAGCTGTCCGAACAGGGCCTGACCGGCCCACCAGGGCAGGGCGATGTAGCTGGCGCCGAGGGCGTAGTTGCCAAGCCAGCCGTTCTGCTTGAGCTTGAGCGGCGGAGCGGAATAGATAAAGCTCACGAAGGAGCCGCCCAGCGCCAGCAGCAGCAGCACCGGGGTGGTGTGACCGGCCCAGCGATCAAGGCCCCAGGCCACCGCCAGCCCCGCCAGCAGCAACACCCAGATCTGCGTTTTCACCTGCGGCAGCGAAATGGCACCCGACGGGATCGGCCGGTAGGGCTCGTTGATCGCGTCGATCTCGCGGTCGTAGTAGTCGTTGATGGTCTGGGTGTAGCCGGCCAGCAGGGGGCCGCTCATCAGCATGCAGGCGAAGGAGGCCAGCACGTTCGGCAGAGTCCATTCAAAACGTCCCGACGCCGCCGCGCCGCAGATCACCCCCCAGATCAGCGGGATCCAGGTGACCGGCTTCATCAGCTGCAGCCGCAGCTTCCAGAGGCTGCTGGTGCCACTCGCACCCTTCATGCCAAGCAGCTGGCGGGCGCTGCCGGACGCCTCGGCGGCCTTGCTGGCGTTGGGATCGGGGGTGTCGCTCAAGTGAGAGAGGCGAAGGGGACGCTCAGGCCGGGGTGATTTCGTCGTCGAAGAACCAGCCGGTGCTGCCGTTGCTCAGCTCCACCACCACGCCGATGCCGCTGCCATCCGTCATCTTGAACTCTTTGACCACGCCCGAGGCATCGCTCTGCAGCAGGCCCACCATCTCGGCAGGGATGCGGTCACGCACCCGATGAATCCGCACTTTCGAGCCGATCGTGATGGCGTTCTGCGACATGAAGCCGGGCCAAAAAAGCCCTGAAACATTACCAGCGCCCTCGCGGCACGCGGCGGACTGAAACTGGAGCCATCACCCCCCGCTCCCTGACGGCCCTGCGCCGCCGCCCGCCATGGTTGCCAAACGCATCATTCCCTGCCTCGACGTGGCCGATGGCCGGGTGGTGAAGGGGGTGAACTTCGTGGGCCTGCGGGATGCCGGCGACCCGGTGGAGCTCGCCTGCCGTTACGACGCCGCCGGCGCCGACGAGCTGGTCTTCCTCGACATCGCCGCCAGCCATCAGGGGCGCACCACCCTGGTGGATCTGGTGCGCCACACCGCCGAGGCGGTGACCATTCCCTTCACCGTCGGCGGCGGCATCGGCTCCGTGGAGGGCATCACCGAACTGCTGCGTGCCGGCGCCGACAAGGTGAGCCTCAACTCTTCGGCCGTGCGCACGCCCGAGCTGGTGACCGCGGGCGCCCGCCGCTTCGGCTCCCAGTGCATCGTGGTGGCGATCGACGCGCGCCGCCGCCAGCTGCCGGAGGGGGCCACGCCCGCCTGGGATGTGTACGTGAAGGGGGGACGCGAGAACACCGGGCTCGACGCCGTGGCCTGGGCCCGCCAGGTGGTGGCGCTGGGCGCCGGCGAGATCCTGCTCACTTCTATGGACGGTGACGGCACCCAGGCGGGCTACGACCTGGCACTCACCCGTGCGGTGGTGGAGGCGGTGGAGGTGCCGGTGATCGCCTCCGGTGGTGCCGGCTGCATCGACCACATCGCCGCGGCGCTGAGCGAGGGCAAGGCGGCGGCAGCCCTGCTGGCCTCCCTCCTGCACGACGGCGTGCTCACGGTGGAGGCGATCAAGGCCGATCTGCTTGGCCGGGGGCTCGTGCTGCGCCCGCCCGCTCCGCCGCTGGACGGACTGATGGAGGGTGAGCCGGAGCCGGAAGCGGAAACCGGGCTCGGGGCGCTGTAAAGGGTCGTTACATTAAGGAGATTCCTCTTCGCTTGCCGGTCACCCGTTTGCGTTTCGCCGTGCCGGTCGTTCTGTCTCCCTTCACCACCGTGATCTGCCTGGTGATGGTGCTGGCCGTGGTCGGCCTCGTGGCCTGGGCGCTTCAGCTGATGGAGGCGGCCAACGCACGCCGAGAATTTTCGTTGATGCTCGCCGGCTGCATGGTGTGCTCCGCTGCCGTTGGTCTGGCCACGGTGATGGTGATCACCCTCACCAGCCCTGAGCGCTTCCCCGCTGCCGGAGTGGCGCGCAGCGAGGCCGACGCCGGCATCAGCCTCAACGCCGTGGCCCTGCCCTTCGACGACTCCCTGGACTGCCTGGTGGATGCCCGCTTCTGCGCCCCCCTGCCATCCTCCTGAGCAGCCAACACAGCGCGGTTCGCTTTGAAGCCCGGTGATCCCCAGGCGGTGCGTGAGCTCTTTGACAGCATCGCCCCCCGCTACGACCAGCTCAACGACCTGCTCAGCCTTGGCCTGCATCGCGTCTGGAAGCGTCAGGCCGTGCGCTGGCTGGAGCCGGCTCCGGGCCAGCAGCTGATCGATCTCTGCTGCGGCACCGGCGACCTTGCCCTGCTGCTGGCCGCAAAGCTGCGGCCCGGAGGCCGCGTGCTCGGCCTCGATGCGGCCGCCACGCCTCTGGCGATCGCCCAGCGGCGCAGCGCCCGCCAGCCTTGGTTGCCCGTGTGCTGGCAGCAGGGCGATGCCCTCGCCACTGGCCTGGCCAGCGGCCGCTTCGACGGGGCGGTGATGGCCTACGGCCTGCGCAACCTCAACGCCCCAGGGCCGGGCCTGCAGGAGCTGCGGCGGCTGCTGCGGCCCGGTGGCCGCGCTGCCGTGCTGGATTTCAACCGCCCCGATCCCGCCACCCCGGCCGGTGCCGCCGCCGCCAGCTTCCAGCAGCTCTACCTCCGCCGCCTGGTGGTTCCTGCGGCCCGCCGCTTCGGCCTGCCCGAGCAGTACGCCTATCTGGAGGCCAGCCTGGAGCAGTTCCCCAGGGCGGCGGATCAGGAGGCAATGGCCCGCCGCGCCGGCTTCACGCAGGTGCGCCACCGGCCGCTGATGGGCGGCCTGATGGGCCTGCTGCAGCTGGTGGCGTGAGGCAGCGCACGGCTGCCTTCTGACAGGATCGGTGGCCGGTGCTCTGCCCGCGCCTCTTCACGCTTCGCCCCGCACCCCAGAACCCGGCCATGCTTTTTCAGGACATCATCTCCACCCTGAACCAGTTCTGGGCGGCGCAGGGATGTCTGCTGCTTCAGCCCTATGACACCGAGAAGGGCGCCGGCACGATGAGCCCCCACACGGTGCTGCGGGCGATCGGGCCGGAGCCCTGGGCCGTGGCCTACCCCGAGCCCTGCCGCCGCCCCACCGACGGCCGCTACGGCGACAACCCCAACCGGGCCCAGCACTACTTCCAGTACCAGGTGCTGATCAAGCCGTCACCGGACGGCATCCAGGAAACCTATCTGGCTTCGCTCGAAGCGCTCGGCATCCGCGCCGCTGACCACGACATCCGCTTCGTGGAGGACAACTGGGAATCGCCCACCCTCGGCGCCTGGGGCGTGGGCTGGGAGGTGTGGCTCGACGGCATGGAGGTGACCCAGTTCACCTACTTCCAGCAGTGCGGCGGCCTCGATTGCCGGCCGGTGTCGATCGAGATCACCTACGGCCTTGAGCGGCTCGCCATGTATCTCCAGGATGTGGAGAGCATCTGGGAGCTGCGCTGGAACGAGCAGCGCTCCTACGGCGAGATCTGGCTGCCGTTCGAGAAGGGCCAGTGCGCTTACAACTTCGAGGCCTCCAACCCCGAGCGGCTGCAGCAGCTGTTCGCGCTCTACGAGGCTGAAGCCACGGATCTGGTGGCCCGCAAACTGCCGGCCCCAGCCCTCGACTTCGTGCTCAAGTGCAGCCACACCTTCAACCTGCTGGAGGCCCGCGGCGTGATCTCGGTCACGGAACGCACTGCCACGATCGGCCGCATCCGCCACCTGGCTCGCCAGGTGGCCCAGGCCTGGCTGGAGGAACGGGAGGCTCTGGGCTTTCCCTTGCTGGCCGGATCGGCCGCGCCGCCCCTGCCGGCGGCGGCTGGCACCGCCTCGCGCTGAGCCTTGAAGCGCACGTTGCTGGTGGTGGTGCTGCTGGCCGGCAGCTTCCAGGCTGGCCGGCTCACCGAACGGGCGATCTGGCCCTGCCGGCTGCGGCCGGTGGCCGCCCTGGTGGCGCCCCTGCTGGGCCAGACGATGCCGAGTGAGCAGGTCTGCGATCTGATCCAGCGGCTGCCCAGCTTCTGAAGACCCGCCGCAACCAGGCAAAAGCGGGGAACCCTGAGCGCACACAGGCGATCAGGAGTGGCCGGCATGCCCTTCGTGGTGGTGAGCGTGGCCCTGGCGGCACTGGCGCTCGGCTTCTGGTCGCACGGCTGGCTGGGCGCGATCCCTCTGGCCGCGGTGGCCTGGTGGTGGCTGGCGCGGCAGGGCGCCGCGCTGCACACCCGGCTGCTGGTGCTGGCGCTGCTGCCCCTGCTGATGCTCTGGGTGCAGCTGCGTCTGCCCCAGCCAGGCCCGGCCGATCCGGTGCGGCTGCTGGGGACTGAGCTGTCACGTCCGGCCGAACTGAGCGGACGCCTGCTGGCCGACCCCCGCGCCAGGGGAGAGGGGGGCGGCTGCAGCGTCATGCTGGCCAGCGCCGGCGGGAACACCGAGCTGCGTCTGCCCTCCTGCCTGCCCTTGCAGGAAGGCTGGCGGGTGAGCGTCCGTGGGGTGCTCAGCCGCCCCGCCCCACCGGCCCACCCCCTGCTGGGCAGTGGCGCTGAGCGCCTTGCCCGGCAGGGAGTGTGGAGCCGGCTCACGGTGGCGGCCAGCCCCGATGCGGTGCGGGTGCTCGCCCGTCCGGCCACCCCGGCCGCGGATCTGCGTCGGCGCATGGCCGCCGCGCTGTTGAAGCAGGACGGCCCGGAACGGGGTGGGGTGCAGGCCGCCCTGGTGCTGGGCAGCGCCGTGGTGCCCTTGCCGGCCGCGGTGCGGGAGTCGTTCCGCGTGGCGGGGCTTTCGCATGCGCTGGCAGCCTCCGGCTTTCACCTCACGGTGCTGCTGGGCGCGGTGATGGCCGTGGGCCGGCGGCTGCCGCGCCTGCCCCGTTGCCTGCTGGCGGCCGGCGCCATGCTGCTGTTCCTGCTGCTGGCCGGCCCCCAGCCCTCGGTGGTGCGGGCGGTGTTGATGGGGGCCGTGGCCTTTGCCGTGCTGGAGAGCGGCCAGCGCAGCCGCCCACTGGGTGTCCTGCTGGCCTCGGTGCTGCTGATGCTGCTGGCCCAGCCCGGCTGGTTGCTCGATATCGGCTTCCAGCTGTCGGTGGCCGCCTGCGCCGGCCTGATGCTCACGGCCCGGGATCTGGAGCAGGCGCTGGCTCATCGCCTGCCGGGCTGGGCCGCTGCAGGGGTGGCAGTACCGCTGGCCGCCTCGCTCTGGACCCTGCCGCTGCAGCTGCTGCATTTCGGCACGGTGCCGCTCTGGGCCGTGCCCGCCAACCTGGCGGTGGCGCCGCTGCTCACCCCGCTCACGCTCGGGTCGATGGCGGCGGCCGTGGTGGCCGTCACGGTGCCGCCGCTGCTGCCGCTGTTCGCCTGGCCCCTCGGGCAGCTCACGGCCCTGCTGCTCTGGCTGGCCCAGGCCTTCGCCGCCCTGCCGATGGCGCAGTGGCAGGTGGGACGCTCCCAGCCGCTGCTGGTCGCCCTGTTCACGCTGGGGCTGCTGCCCTGGTTGGTGCCAGCACTGGGGCGGCGCCTGCGGGGCTGGGCCCGCCCGCTGGGCCTGGGCGCCATGGTGCTCACCATGGGCGTGCATCTGGCGGCACTGGCGGGGGATCAGCTGCTGGTGGTGCACCAATGGGGCGGCGATCTGCTGATCGCGCGCCATCAGGGCCGGGCCGCCCTGCTCAGCAGCCGCGCCGATGGGATGAGCTGCGCCAGCGCCGCCCGGCTGGCGGTGGGCCTGGGGGTGCAGCGCTTCGACTGGATCCAGCTGCTGGATCCGGTGGCCACAGCGGATCGGGAGTGCTGGCGGGGGCTGAGTGCCCTGGTGCTGGATGCCGGGGATGGCAGTACCTCGCTGCAACCCGGGCAGCGGCTGGAGATCCGCGGCTTGCGTCTGGCGCCGCTCACCGCCAGCAGCGCCGCCCATGTGCTCACGGTGGGCCGCCACCCCTGGTTGCTGCTGCCCGACCGCCAATCGGTGTGGGCCTGGCAGCAGCAGCTGGCGGAGGGCCATCCAGCGCTGCCGCGCCATCTGGCCGGTCTGTGGCTCGGTTTTGCGCCACAGCACGCTGAACGACAGGCCCTGGAGGTGGTGGGGACAGCCAGGCGCTGGGTGAGCGGTGCCTGGGCGTCCCCACCGGCGGGCTGGAGGGCCAGCGGTTCCAGTGGTTTCCTCGCTGGGGCTGCCGGCTGACCGCTTCGTAAGCTGGGTCGATGCAGATCGCGGCTCCCACCGGAGTGGCAGCTCTGCATTCCCTGGATCCCTGCCTCTTCCGGCGCCTTCGTTGGCATGGGGAGGGCCATCGGTTCCCTGGAACCACCTGGAGAGGTGGCTGAGTGGTCGAAAGCGAACGACTCGAAATCGTTTGAAGGGAAACCTTCCGTGGGTTCGAATCCCACCCTCTCCGTTCTATCCCTCGGCTCAGGGTTGCCATTCCTCCCCGGCGGCATCAAGCGGGGTCAATGCGTAGCGCGCGGGGCTA
Above is a window of Synechococcus sp. MW101C3 DNA encoding:
- a CDS encoding transglycosylase domain-containing protein, giving the protein MRRRQRQLLVTALLAAGAGGIVAVGQVFVVRTLDKTLPDVSRISTFNRPGTVTILSADGQVLQKLGPATREKLVGGQMPELVQQAFIAAEDRRFYEHNGIDAWGIGRALWRNVQRGAVEEGASTITQQLARLVFLSQDPTLVRKLQEALLAGKLERELSKDQILEQYLNYVYLGSSAYGVADAAWIYFSKTPEQLTLPEAALIAGLPPAPSVYSPLVNPELAQRRRAVVLRRMREAGFIDASEEAEANAAPLALKPAEPKYWTSRAPHFTSWVAQELPKVLTPEQLEVGGLTIRSSLNLAWQKEAEQVIEGSAYGGMEGALVTIEPGTGLVRAMVGGKDYNESQFNRATQALRSPGSTFKLFVYLAALKAGMKPEDTVLDAPRCFAGYCPKNFGDRYMGRVSIATALQNSLNVVAVSLLQQVGFDKVISVAQGLGITRPLGRFYPMGIGAYEQTVLDMTAAYAGVVNRGIFVPPTPFEEISGPEGQLLWSRRVQGDRGRRVVSSDVADAMVWMLQRVVTGGTGGAASLPNRPVAGKTGTSEGARDLWFVGSIPQLTTGVWLGYDNNRKTNSDSGAAAAAWGRYMAVITKDLPVRQFPPKPTLTSTFNVRGVKPQAPPSSSDRGAESNRPWEPAPASPEEGLGDDSRFQGEPPGPSAPSGPSEAPAPSIPTVPSRPNSPSQPPPPAAPPPPVSAPPAPPPPVAPPPAPAPVAPPPP
- the chlG gene encoding chlorophyll synthase ChlG; translation: MKGASGTSSLWKLRLQLMKPVTWIPLIWGVICGAAASGRFEWTLPNVLASFACMLMSGPLLAGYTQTINDYYDREIDAINEPYRPIPSGAISLPQVKTQIWVLLLAGLAVAWGLDRWAGHTTPVLLLLALGGSFVSFIYSAPPLKLKQNGWLGNYALGASYIALPWWAGQALFGQLTWPTALLTLAYSLAGLGIAVVNDFKSVEGDRTLGLQSLPVVFGIERASWISAAMIDLFQLAMVGVLIAIGQHFAAVLLVLLIVPQITFQDIWLLRDPVAFDVKYQASAQPFLVLGMLVTALAIGHSPLTVGM
- a CDS encoding DUF2862 domain-containing protein, which encodes MSQNAITIGSKVRIHRVRDRIPAEMVGLLQSDASGVVKEFKMTDGSGIGVVVELSNGSTGWFFDDEITPA
- the hisF gene encoding imidazole glycerol phosphate synthase subunit HisF, coding for MVAKRIIPCLDVADGRVVKGVNFVGLRDAGDPVELACRYDAAGADELVFLDIAASHQGRTTLVDLVRHTAEAVTIPFTVGGGIGSVEGITELLRAGADKVSLNSSAVRTPELVTAGARRFGSQCIVVAIDARRRQLPEGATPAWDVYVKGGRENTGLDAVAWARQVVALGAGEILLTSMDGDGTQAGYDLALTRAVVEAVEVPVIASGGAGCIDHIAAALSEGKAAAALLASLLHDGVLTVEAIKADLLGRGLVLRPPAPPLDGLMEGEPEPEAETGLGAL
- the ubiE gene encoding bifunctional demethylmenaquinone methyltransferase/2-methoxy-6-polyprenyl-1,4-benzoquinol methylase UbiE, whose protein sequence is MKPGDPQAVRELFDSIAPRYDQLNDLLSLGLHRVWKRQAVRWLEPAPGQQLIDLCCGTGDLALLLAAKLRPGGRVLGLDAAATPLAIAQRRSARQPWLPVCWQQGDALATGLASGRFDGAVMAYGLRNLNAPGPGLQELRRLLRPGGRAAVLDFNRPDPATPAGAAAASFQQLYLRRLVVPAARRFGLPEQYAYLEASLEQFPRAADQEAMARRAGFTQVRHRPLMGGLMGLLQLVA
- the glyQ gene encoding glycine--tRNA ligase subunit alpha, which encodes MLFQDIISTLNQFWAAQGCLLLQPYDTEKGAGTMSPHTVLRAIGPEPWAVAYPEPCRRPTDGRYGDNPNRAQHYFQYQVLIKPSPDGIQETYLASLEALGIRAADHDIRFVEDNWESPTLGAWGVGWEVWLDGMEVTQFTYFQQCGGLDCRPVSIEITYGLERLAMYLQDVESIWELRWNEQRSYGEIWLPFEKGQCAYNFEASNPERLQQLFALYEAEATDLVARKLPAPALDFVLKCSHTFNLLEARGVISVTERTATIGRIRHLARQVAQAWLEEREALGFPLLAGSAAPPLPAAAGTASR
- a CDS encoding ComEC/Rec2 family competence protein, producing the protein MPFVVVSVALAALALGFWSHGWLGAIPLAAVAWWWLARQGAALHTRLLVLALLPLLMLWVQLRLPQPGPADPVRLLGTELSRPAELSGRLLADPRARGEGGGCSVMLASAGGNTELRLPSCLPLQEGWRVSVRGVLSRPAPPAHPLLGSGAERLARQGVWSRLTVAASPDAVRVLARPATPAADLRRRMAAALLKQDGPERGGVQAALVLGSAVVPLPAAVRESFRVAGLSHALAASGFHLTVLLGAVMAVGRRLPRLPRCLLAAGAMLLFLLLAGPQPSVVRAVLMGAVAFAVLESGQRSRPLGVLLASVLLMLLAQPGWLLDIGFQLSVAACAGLMLTARDLEQALAHRLPGWAAAGVAVPLAASLWTLPLQLLHFGTVPLWAVPANLAVAPLLTPLTLGSMAAAVVAVTVPPLLPLFAWPLGQLTALLLWLAQAFAALPMAQWQVGRSQPLLVALFTLGLLPWLVPALGRRLRGWARPLGLGAMVLTMGVHLAALAGDQLLVVHQWGGDLLIARHQGRAALLSSRADGMSCASAARLAVGLGVQRFDWIQLLDPVATADRECWRGLSALVLDAGDGSTSLQPGQRLEIRGLRLAPLTASSAAHVLTVGRHPWLLLPDRQSVWAWQQQLAEGHPALPRHLAGLWLGFAPQHAERQALEVVGTARRWVSGAWASPPAGWRASGSSGFLAGAAG